The following proteins are co-located in the Salinigranum halophilum genome:
- a CDS encoding ester cyclase: protein MEATALTRHEQPMSDYLALWHGEYSKIDSVSDSFVAYEPSAPGGEVHGRDAFEAYVRELRTAFPDFTITVEAALEDAEMVMTEWTGSGTHEGEFNGLPPTGRTFEHRGMSKFVIADGKVQEERMYYDPREIAEQLGFLEE, encoded by the coding sequence ATGGAAGCAACCGCCTTGACCAGACACGAACAGCCCATGAGTGACTACCTGGCACTATGGCACGGTGAGTACTCGAAGATAGACTCGGTCTCCGACTCGTTCGTGGCCTACGAGCCAAGCGCCCCCGGCGGTGAAGTGCACGGACGAGACGCCTTCGAAGCATACGTCCGTGAACTTCGGACCGCGTTCCCCGACTTCACGATTACCGTCGAGGCCGCACTCGAAGACGCAGAGATGGTCATGACCGAGTGGACGGGAAGCGGCACGCACGAAGGGGAGTTCAACGGTCTCCCCCCAACCGGCCGAACGTTCGAGCACAGGGGGATGTCGAAGTTCGTCATCGCGGACGGCAAGGTGCAGGAAGAACGGATGTACTACGACCCTCGGGAGATCGCCGAGCAGCTCGGCTTCCTCGAGGAGTGA